A single window of Solea solea chromosome 9, fSolSol10.1, whole genome shotgun sequence DNA harbors:
- the sec22bb gene encoding vesicle-trafficking protein SEC22b-B, whose translation MVLLTMIARLADGLPLAASMQEDEQLGRDLQQYQSQAKQLFRKLNEQSPTRCTLEAGSMSFHYVIEKGVCYLVLCEASFPKKLAFAYLEDLQAEFHEQHGKKVSTVSRPYSFIEFDTYIQKTKKSYIDSRARRNLGSINTELQDVQRIMVANIEEVLQRGEALSALDSKATNLSTMSKKYRSDAKYLNTRSTYAKLAAGGVFFIMLIVYVRFWWL comes from the exons ATGGTTCTGCTAACGATGATCGCTCGGCTGGCCGACGGTCTGCCGCTGGCCGCTTCGATGCAGGAGGACGAGCAG TTGGGTCGAGATCTGCAGCAGTATCAAAGTCAAGCTAAGCAGCTGTTCAGGAAGCTCAACGAGCAGAGTCCCACACGCTGCACCTTAGAGGCTGGGTCCATGTCATTTCA CTACGTTATAGAGAAAGGAGTGTGCTACCTCGTGCTGTGTGAAGCCAGCTTTCCCAAAAAGCTGGCCTTTGCTTACTTAGAAGACCTGCAGGCAGAGTTCCACGAGCAGCATGGGAAAAAGGTCTCGACAGTGTCCCGGCCCTACTCCTTCATTGAGTTTG acaCCTACATCCAAAAAACCAAGAAGTCCTACATTGACAGTCGAGCGCGAAGGAATCTAGGCAGCATTAACACAGAGCTGCAGGACGTACAGAGGATCATGGTGGCGAACATCGAGGAGGtactgcagagaggagaggctCTCTCTG CGCTCGACTCCAAGGCCACCAACTTGTCCACCATGTCAAAGAAGTACAGGAGCGACGCCAAGTATCTGAATACCCGCTCCACTTACGCCAAGCTGGCAGCAGGCGGTGTCTTTTTCATCATGCTCATCGTCTATGTACGCTTTTGGtggctctga
- the npl gene encoding N-acetylneuraminate lyase isoform X1: MAPAVDKKLTGLVAATFTPFTTHGEINLSEIGPYIDYLKEKQGVNSIFVNGTTGESMSLSVAERRDLAEEWCRKAKGKMDQVIVHVGCMCLKDSQELARHAAQIGADGIAVISPSFFKPSTAGALRTFLHEVSSVAPTLPFYYYHIPSVTGVNILARDILEDVWELIPSFKGVKFSGSDLMDFGQCVSYCQTHWSVLYGVDEQLLAALVMGADGAVGSTYNYLGCHARELMSAFEKGNIVQARTIQFKMQELLSYAKKLGFDLGVNKQLMNELSGLCLGPPRLPVMQCPMSEALTIAKKYRSLFTEC; encoded by the exons ATGGCTCCCGCTGTCGACAAAAAACTGACGGGACTTGTTGCAGCTACATTCACTCCATTCACCACACACGG tgaaatcaaccTATCAGAGATTGGACCTTATATTGACTACTTGAAAGAGAAGCAAGGTGTAAATAGCATATTTG TGAATGGCACCACCGGAGAGAGCATGTCTCTCAGTGTTGCAGAGAGGAGGGACCTGGCAGAGGAATGGTGTCGGAAAGCTAAGGGAAA AATGGATCAAGTGATCGTGCATGTCGGTTGCATGTGTCTGAAAGACTCCCAAGAACtg GCTCGTCATGCAGCACAGATCGGGGCTGATGGGATAGCAGTCATCTCCCCCTCTTTCTTCAAGCCCAGCACTGCAG GCGCACTGAGAACATTCCTCCATGAAGTGTCTTCCGTCGCTCCAACCTTGCCTTTCTATTATTACCATATTCCATCAGTCACCGGTGTTAACA TTCTGGCGAGGGACATTTTAGAAGATGTGTGGGAACTCATTCCCTCTTTCAAAGGAGTGAAGTTCTCAGGCAGTGACCTCATGGATTTTGGCCAGTGTGTCAGCTACTGTCAAACACACTGGTCAGTCCTCTACGGAGTGGACGAG CAACTGCTCGCGGCTCTGGTGATGGGAGCTGACGGTGCAGTTGGCAG CACATACAATTATTTGGGATGTCATGCTCGTGAGCTCATGTCAGCATTTGAGAAAGGCAATATTGTCCAGGCCAGAACGATACAG TTCAAGATGCAAGAGCTTCTCAGTTATGCCAAGAAACTTG GCTTTGACCTTGGAGTGAACAAGCAGCTCATGAACGAGTTGTCAGGTCTGTGTCTGGGTCCCCCTCGACTCCCTGTGATGCAATGTCCTATGAGTGAAGCTCTGACCATCGCTAAGAAATACCGAAGCCTTTTTACGGAATGCTGA
- the npl gene encoding N-acetylneuraminate lyase isoform X2 translates to MLPVNGTTGESMSLSVAERRDLAEEWCRKAKGKMDQVIVHVGCMCLKDSQELARHAAQIGADGIAVISPSFFKPSTAGALRTFLHEVSSVAPTLPFYYYHIPSVTGVNILARDILEDVWELIPSFKGVKFSGSDLMDFGQCVSYCQTHWSVLYGVDEQLLAALVMGADGAVGSTYNYLGCHARELMSAFEKGNIVQARTIQFKMQELLSYAKKLGFDLGVNKQLMNELSGLCLGPPRLPVMQCPMSEALTIAKKYRSLFTEC, encoded by the exons ATGCTGCCAG TGAATGGCACCACCGGAGAGAGCATGTCTCTCAGTGTTGCAGAGAGGAGGGACCTGGCAGAGGAATGGTGTCGGAAAGCTAAGGGAAA AATGGATCAAGTGATCGTGCATGTCGGTTGCATGTGTCTGAAAGACTCCCAAGAACtg GCTCGTCATGCAGCACAGATCGGGGCTGATGGGATAGCAGTCATCTCCCCCTCTTTCTTCAAGCCCAGCACTGCAG GCGCACTGAGAACATTCCTCCATGAAGTGTCTTCCGTCGCTCCAACCTTGCCTTTCTATTATTACCATATTCCATCAGTCACCGGTGTTAACA TTCTGGCGAGGGACATTTTAGAAGATGTGTGGGAACTCATTCCCTCTTTCAAAGGAGTGAAGTTCTCAGGCAGTGACCTCATGGATTTTGGCCAGTGTGTCAGCTACTGTCAAACACACTGGTCAGTCCTCTACGGAGTGGACGAG CAACTGCTCGCGGCTCTGGTGATGGGAGCTGACGGTGCAGTTGGCAG CACATACAATTATTTGGGATGTCATGCTCGTGAGCTCATGTCAGCATTTGAGAAAGGCAATATTGTCCAGGCCAGAACGATACAG TTCAAGATGCAAGAGCTTCTCAGTTATGCCAAGAAACTTG GCTTTGACCTTGGAGTGAACAAGCAGCTCATGAACGAGTTGTCAGGTCTGTGTCTGGGTCCCCCTCGACTCCCTGTGATGCAATGTCCTATGAGTGAAGCTCTGACCATCGCTAAGAAATACCGAAGCCTTTTTACGGAATGCTGA
- the npl gene encoding N-acetylneuraminate lyase isoform X3, translated as MSLSVAERRDLAEEWCRKAKGKMDQVIVHVGCMCLKDSQELARHAAQIGADGIAVISPSFFKPSTAGALRTFLHEVSSVAPTLPFYYYHIPSVTGVNILARDILEDVWELIPSFKGVKFSGSDLMDFGQCVSYCQTHWSVLYGVDEQLLAALVMGADGAVGSTYNYLGCHARELMSAFEKGNIVQARTIQFKMQELLSYAKKLGFDLGVNKQLMNELSGLCLGPPRLPVMQCPMSEALTIAKKYRSLFTEC; from the exons ATGTCTCTCAGTGTTGCAGAGAGGAGGGACCTGGCAGAGGAATGGTGTCGGAAAGCTAAGGGAAA AATGGATCAAGTGATCGTGCATGTCGGTTGCATGTGTCTGAAAGACTCCCAAGAACtg GCTCGTCATGCAGCACAGATCGGGGCTGATGGGATAGCAGTCATCTCCCCCTCTTTCTTCAAGCCCAGCACTGCAG GCGCACTGAGAACATTCCTCCATGAAGTGTCTTCCGTCGCTCCAACCTTGCCTTTCTATTATTACCATATTCCATCAGTCACCGGTGTTAACA TTCTGGCGAGGGACATTTTAGAAGATGTGTGGGAACTCATTCCCTCTTTCAAAGGAGTGAAGTTCTCAGGCAGTGACCTCATGGATTTTGGCCAGTGTGTCAGCTACTGTCAAACACACTGGTCAGTCCTCTACGGAGTGGACGAG CAACTGCTCGCGGCTCTGGTGATGGGAGCTGACGGTGCAGTTGGCAG CACATACAATTATTTGGGATGTCATGCTCGTGAGCTCATGTCAGCATTTGAGAAAGGCAATATTGTCCAGGCCAGAACGATACAG TTCAAGATGCAAGAGCTTCTCAGTTATGCCAAGAAACTTG GCTTTGACCTTGGAGTGAACAAGCAGCTCATGAACGAGTTGTCAGGTCTGTGTCTGGGTCCCCCTCGACTCCCTGTGATGCAATGTCCTATGAGTGAAGCTCTGACCATCGCTAAGAAATACCGAAGCCTTTTTACGGAATGCTGA
- the LOC131465115 gene encoding flavin-containing monooxygenase 5-like, which yields MLNRDSSVSSMVQKVAVIGAGPSGLTSVKVCLDEGLEPTCFESSHDIGGLWRFKEKPEPGRANIYESVVINSSKEMMSFSDFPPPAELPNHMHHSEVLLYLRLYVKAFKLQRHIHFQTTVLHVRQTPDYAVTGQWEVETQTGENQRETHIFDAVMVCTGHFTQPHTPLKDFTGMESFEGKCFHSWDYRSAEGMQGKRVVVIGMGNSGGDIAVDISRVAEKVYLSTRSGAWVVSRVGQGGFPCDLFGTSRMDLMISKLFPSRMNRMLEKKLNEAFDHTLYGLKPRHGFFTQIPVVNDDLPARIISGRVQMKPNVKELSGSTVVFVDGSVINKVDVVVFATGYNYSFPFLPPALQNKCGYRLHLYKHVFPPSLTQPTLAVVGFIHALGAINPLAEMQARWATRVFKGLLTIPTEETMMKEIQKDTTAMHQSFRCSERNPLQVVYIPYMDSLAEQVGVRPNILWLFLRDPRLALQVLLGPCTPYQYRLTGPGWWIGARQAILTQWDRVVQPFKSRVVPQPDQTRACSRLSMIGIVSGVALLCCVCYKKPHLCFFFAAK from the exons ATGTTAAACAGAG ACAGCAGTGTCTCCAGTATGGTTCAGAAAGTGGCAGTGATCGGCGCGGGACCTTCAGGTCTGACCAGCGTCAAAGTCTGTTTGGATGAAGGTCTGGAGCCGACCTGCTTTGAGAGCAGCCATGACATTGGAGGTCTTTGGAGATTTAAG GAGAAGCCTGAGCCTGGAAGAGCCAACATCTATGAATCAGTGGTCATCAACAGCTCCAAAGAGATGATGTCTTTCAGCGACTTCCCTCCGCCGGCGGAGCTCCCCAACCACATGCACCACTCTGAGGTGCTGCTGTACCTGCGCCTCTATGTGAAGGCCTTCAAACTGCAGCGGCACATACACTTCCAG ACCACCGTGCTCCATGTGAGGCAGACCCCAGATTATGCGGTGACCGGCCAGTGGGAGGTGGAGACACAGACGGGAGAGAATCAGAGGGAGACTCATATTTTTGATGCTGTGATGGTTTGTACGGGACACTTCACCCAGCCTCACACGCCACTCAAAGACTTCACAG GTATGGAGAGTTTTGAAGGCAAATGTTTTCACTCCTGGGACTACCGCAGTGCTGAGGGTATGCAGGGGAAAAGAGTGGTGGTTATTGGGATGGGAAATTCTGGAGGTGACATTGCTGTGGACATCAGTAGAGTTGCTGAAAAG GTGTACCTCAGTACCAGGAGCGGTGCATGGGTTGTCAGCCGTGTTGGACAAGGGGGATTTCCTTGTGATCTTTTTGGGACTTCTCGAATGGATTTGATGATATCCAAGCTTTTCCCCTCGAGGATGAACAGGATGCTGGAGAAGAAGCTGAACGAAGCGTTTGACCACACACTATATGGCCTGAAACCAAGACATGG GTTTTTTACACAGATTCCAGTTGTAAATGATGACCTGCCCGCTCGAATCATCTCAGGTCGTGTTCAGATGAAACCAAACGTGAAGGAGTTATCTGGGTCCACTGTGGTCTTTGTTGACGGGAGCGTCATAAACAAG GTGGATGTTGTGGTGTTTGCCACTGGGTACAACTACAGCTTCCCCTTCCTGCCACCGGCACTGCAGAATAAATGTGGTTATCGACTACATCTCTACAAACACGTgttccctccctcactcacccAGCCAACACTGGCAGTAGTGGGCTTCATCCACGCTTTAGGGGCTATTAACCCACTGGCTGAGATGCAGGCTCGCTGGGCGACAAGAGTGTTTAAAG GCTTATTAACCATCCCCACAGAAGAGACCATGATGAAGGAAATACAGAAAGATACCACAGCAATGCACCAGAG cTTTAGGTGCTCCGAGCGAAACCCCCTCCAGGTGGTGTACATTCCTTACATGGACTCTTTGGCAGAGCAGGTAGGGGTAAGACCAAACATACTGTGGCTCTTCCTCAGGGATCCCAGACTGGCACTGCAGGTGTTGCTGGGTCCCTGCACTCCATACCAGTACCGTCTGACTGGACCAGGCTGGTGGATTGGTGCCCGTCAAGCCATTCTCACGCAGTGGGACCGTGTGGTTCAGCCTTTCAAGTCCAGAGTGGTACCAcaaccagaccagaccagagcCTGTTCCAGACTAAGCATGATAGGGATTGTGTCGGGTGTCGCCCTGCTGTGCTGCGTGTGCTACAAAAAACCCCATCTCTGCTTTTTCTTCGCTGCCAAATAA